A window of Primulina huaijiensis isolate GDHJ02 chromosome 9, ASM1229523v2, whole genome shotgun sequence contains these coding sequences:
- the LOC140985080 gene encoding fasciclin-like arabinogalactan protein 2 codes for MKQRIFISGLLPLLLLVHSSAADGHNITHILAGHPDFSTFSHYLTVTHLAAEINRRRTITVCAVDNAAMNDLLSKHFSLDTIKNILSLHVFADYFGAKKLHQVAKGSTTTSSLFQATGEAAGTSGYVNITDMKGGKVGFTPVDSGSDNQPMATFLKSILEEPYVISVIQISHVLSSPEAEAPTGSPTDLNVTSLMANQGCKAFSDLIIAHGDEDTFTQNLETGLTIFCPEDEALNSFMPRFKNLTNDDKTSLILYHAVSLYNSLGMLRAGNGLMNTLATEGVKKFDFTIQNDGDDIKIETKVVTATISGTLIDRDPLAVFKVDKVLLPTELFKAAPASPAPKPSKSNKAADANAEAPGPSDDDTATADEDSSNDGGRIISGGGFMSLCFAVLVGILTVVF; via the coding sequence ATGAAGCAAAGAATTTTCATCTCCGGCCTCCTCCCACTCCTCCTCCTCGTCCACTCCTCCGCCGCCGATGGGCACAACATCACCCACATACTTGCCGGCCACCCGGACTTCTCCACCTTCAGCCACTACCTCACCGTCACACATTTAGCCGCAGAGATCAACCGCCGCCGCACCATCACCGTTTGTGCTGTCGACAATGCCGCCATGAATGACCTCCTTTCCAAGCATTTCTCCCTCGACACCATAAAGAACATCCTCTCCCTCCACGTATTCGCCGACTACTTCGGGGCCAAGAAGCTCCACCAGGTCGCTAAGGGCTCCACCACCACGTCCTCCCTGTTCCAGGCCACTGGCGAGGCTGCTGGGACCTCCGGTTACGTCAACATCACCGACATGAAAGGAGGGAAAGTAGGCTTCACGCCTGTCGACAGCGGTTCTGATAATCAACCGATGGCGACCTTCCTCAAGTCCATTTTAGAAGAACCTTACGTAATCTCCGTGATTCAAATCAGCCACGTCCTGTCGTCGCCGGAAGCCGAAGCTCCCACGGGATCTCCCACTGATTTAAACGTAACATCTCTAATGGCAAATCAAGGATGCAAGGCGTTCTCTGATTTGATCATCGCGCATGGTGATGAAGACACTTTCACTCAAAATCTGGAAACAGGGTTAACGATCTTCTGTCCCGAAGACGAAGCCCTGAATTCGTTCATGCCGAGGTTCAAGAACCTGACCAACGATGATAAAACTTCACTGATCCTGTACCACGCCGTTTCCTTATACAATTCGCTCGGAATGCTTAGAGCCGGTAATGGATTGATGAACACTCTCGCCACCGAAGGAGTCAAAAAGTTCGATTTCACCATACAAAACGACGGAGACGACATCAAGATCGAGACTAAGGTCGTCACGGCTACGATCTCCGGAACCTTGATTGACAGAGATCCGCTGGCGGTTTTCAAGGTCGACAAGGTTCTGCTGCCGACGGAGCTGTTCAAGGCAGCGCCGGCTTCTCCAGCACCGAAACCATCGAAATCCAATAAAGCGGCGGATGCCAATGCCGAAGCTCCGGGGCCATCCGACGATGACACGGCGACGGCGGATGAAGATTCGAGCAACGACGGAGGTAGAATCATCAGTGGCGGCGGGTTTATGAGTCTGTGTTTTGCTGTGTTGGTGGGAATTTTGACTGTTGTTTtctaa